Proteins from a single region of Ammoniphilus oxalaticus:
- the recQ gene encoding DNA helicase RecQ — translation MMKLFSNARRILQQYFGFSTFRPGQEAMIKHVLNGQNALALMPTGGGKSLCYQIPGLIMDGTALIISPLISLMKDQVDALNALEISATYINSSLSHAEQRERLDNLQAGLYRFLYIAPERFESREFMDVIRSIPLSLIAFDEAHCISQWGHDFRPSYRSITSTLQQIPNLPVTIALTATATDAVIRDIQQILSITPEDTVNTGFARENLHFQVLKGIDKTDFILQYIQSHEKESGIIYCPTRKVTDRIYQLLDERGLKAARYHAGMSEVARQQAQSDFIQDEATIMVATNAFGMGIDKSNVRYVIHYALPMNLESYYQEAGRAGRDGEPSQCYLLFAAQDIQLQRFLIERSFMDEQNKEREYEKLQAMANYGHTDRCLQQYILAYFGEDVEELRCGRCSNCNDEGEKEDRTREAQMILSCVKRMGERYGATITAQVLKGSKNKRVLELGFDRLSTYNLLPHYTEKTIVNWIHYLLADGYLYIQDPKYLNLALTPKANDVLKGEALVWIRQQAEESQATREFDDELFDHLRALRKQIADEQLLPPYLIFSDATLRDMCRFIPETTQQMLGIKGVGEKKLEQYGNTFMKAIETYVAKYGKPNRAETRSATRIKDRENPSHLVTYQLFEEGRSLEEIAAERELTEQTIENHLFQAYRDGHPLDWSLFFTEDTEQLILQKHSELTEKRLRPLKEALPDELDYTTIKAALVKNGHM, via the coding sequence ATGATGAAATTGTTCAGCAATGCGCGCCGTATATTACAACAATATTTTGGTTTTTCTACCTTTCGACCGGGACAAGAAGCGATGATTAAACACGTTTTAAACGGACAAAACGCATTGGCGTTAATGCCGACGGGCGGCGGAAAATCACTCTGTTACCAAATACCCGGACTAATTATGGACGGAACAGCGCTCATTATCTCGCCGCTCATTTCTCTCATGAAAGATCAAGTAGATGCCTTAAACGCATTAGAAATATCCGCAACGTATATCAATAGTTCTCTTTCCCACGCCGAACAGCGAGAACGACTGGACAACTTACAAGCTGGGTTGTATCGGTTTTTATATATTGCTCCAGAGCGGTTTGAATCACGCGAATTTATGGATGTGATTCGTTCCATTCCGCTTTCCCTGATCGCCTTTGATGAGGCTCATTGCATTTCACAATGGGGACATGACTTTCGACCAAGCTATCGTTCGATAACATCAACTCTTCAGCAAATCCCGAATCTTCCAGTCACGATTGCCCTGACAGCCACGGCAACCGATGCTGTTATACGGGATATTCAACAAATTTTGTCGATTACCCCGGAAGATACCGTTAACACAGGATTTGCTCGAGAAAACCTCCACTTTCAAGTTTTAAAAGGGATCGATAAAACTGATTTTATCTTGCAATACATACAGTCCCACGAAAAAGAGTCGGGAATCATTTACTGCCCAACACGCAAAGTAACAGATCGAATTTATCAATTGCTTGATGAACGAGGCCTGAAAGCGGCGCGGTATCATGCTGGGATGAGCGAGGTCGCTCGCCAACAAGCCCAGTCGGACTTCATTCAGGATGAGGCCACAATCATGGTCGCAACCAATGCGTTTGGGATGGGCATTGATAAATCAAACGTCCGTTATGTAATTCACTATGCCCTGCCGATGAATCTTGAATCGTATTATCAGGAAGCCGGAAGAGCGGGACGAGACGGCGAACCGAGTCAGTGCTATCTGTTATTCGCCGCCCAAGATATTCAACTCCAACGCTTTCTGATCGAGCGCTCTTTTATGGATGAGCAAAACAAAGAACGAGAGTATGAGAAATTACAAGCAATGGCGAATTACGGGCATACTGATCGCTGTTTGCAGCAATATATCCTAGCTTATTTTGGGGAAGATGTCGAGGAACTCCGCTGCGGGCGTTGCAGTAATTGCAATGACGAGGGTGAAAAGGAAGACCGCACACGCGAGGCCCAAATGATTCTTTCCTGTGTGAAGCGGATGGGGGAACGTTATGGGGCGACGATTACCGCTCAAGTATTAAAAGGATCCAAAAACAAACGGGTGTTAGAGCTCGGGTTTGATCGCCTCTCAACGTACAACTTGCTTCCTCACTACACAGAGAAAACGATTGTTAATTGGATCCACTACCTTTTAGCTGACGGATATTTGTATATCCAAGATCCTAAATATTTAAATCTGGCTTTAACGCCGAAAGCCAATGATGTGTTAAAAGGCGAAGCTTTGGTTTGGATTCGTCAGCAAGCGGAAGAAAGTCAAGCAACGCGGGAATTCGATGACGAGTTGTTTGATCATCTAAGAGCGTTGCGCAAACAAATAGCCGATGAACAACTGTTGCCCCCCTACCTCATCTTTTCGGATGCAACGCTGCGCGATATGTGTCGGTTTATCCCTGAAACCACACAGCAAATGCTAGGCATTAAAGGGGTTGGTGAAAAGAAGCTCGAACAGTATGGAAATACTTTTATGAAAGCAATCGAAACTTATGTTGCGAAATATGGTAAACCGAACAGAGCGGAAACGCGAAGCGCGACCCGAATAAAAGACAGGGAAAATCCAAGCCATTTGGTTACGTACCAATTATTTGAAGAAGGTCGTTCCCTTGAGGAAATTGCCGCAGAACGCGAGTTAACCGAGCAAACGATCGAAAATCATTTATTTCAAGCTTACCGAGATGGACACCCACTCGATTGGTCGCTTTTCTTTACCGAAGATACAGAACAATTAATTTTACAAAAACATAGTGAACTTACTGAGAAAAGGCTAAGACCGCTCAAAGAAGCTTTGCCGGACGAGTTAGATTATACTACGATAAAAGCTGCGCTTGTTAAAAATGGTCACATGTAA
- a CDS encoding CarD family transcriptional regulator, with product MYKVGDKIFYPMHGAGVIESMEEKEILGEKQLYFIIKFPYREMQIMIPKEKISNLNIRPLVEPSIIDDVFNQFHEGETETIANPNHRYRNNMNKLKSGDIYEGSQVIRDLTRMSRERTLGTDDRAMLDQAQQLLISEVSLVNNIEQEDASELLTKVIEE from the coding sequence ATGTATAAGGTAGGAGACAAGATTTTCTATCCCATGCACGGCGCAGGGGTTATTGAATCGATGGAAGAGAAGGAGATCCTCGGTGAAAAACAACTCTACTTTATCATTAAGTTTCCTTACAGAGAAATGCAAATTATGATCCCTAAAGAAAAAATATCTAATCTAAACATTCGGCCGCTCGTTGAACCTTCCATCATTGATGATGTTTTCAACCAATTTCATGAGGGAGAAACTGAAACGATCGCCAATCCGAACCATAGATACCGCAATAATATGAATAAGCTGAAGAGCGGAGATATTTATGAAGGGTCGCAAGTGATCCGAGATTTAACCCGCATGAGTAGAGAAAGAACTTTAGGCACAGATGACAGAGCTATGCTTGATCAGGCCCAACAATTACTGATTAGTGAAGTCAGCCTCGTTAACAACATTGAACAAGAGGATGCTTCAGAACTGCTAACTAAAGTCATCGAAGAGTAA
- a CDS encoding cold-shock protein, translated as MQTTGTVKWFNAEKGFGFIEVEGGSDVFVHFSAIEGDGFKSLDEGQRVQFSVVQGDRGPQAENVVKL; from the coding sequence ATGCAAACAACAGGAACAGTAAAGTGGTTTAATGCAGAAAAAGGGTTTGGCTTCATCGAAGTAGAAGGCGGCAGTGACGTATTTGTGCACTTTAGCGCAATTGAAGGCGATGGTTTTAAATCTCTAGACGAAGGACAACGCGTGCAATTCAGCGTCGTTCAAGGAGATCGTGGACCTCAAGCTGAAAATGTAGTTAAATTATAA
- a CDS encoding DUF896 domain-containing protein — MTPEKIERINVLARKAKTIGLNDQEKEEQAALRQEYIQAMRNSLRANLNSLKIVDEEGNVLKDYGDDKLKDKPH, encoded by the coding sequence GTGACTCCCGAGAAGATCGAGCGGATCAATGTGTTGGCTCGCAAAGCGAAAACAATCGGATTGAATGACCAAGAAAAGGAAGAACAGGCGGCGTTGAGACAGGAGTATATTCAAGCGATGCGTAACTCCTTAAGGGCAAACTTGAATTCACTCAAAATCGTTGACGAAGAAGGGAACGTATTGAAAGATTACGGTGATGATAAATTAAAGGACAAACCTCATTAA
- the lexA gene encoding transcriptional repressor LexA, whose amino-acid sequence MKLSTRQHAILNFIKNEVKEKGYPPSVREIGQAVGLASSSTVHGHLSRLEKKGLIRRDPTKPRAIEILNEQDLAQPDESVSSVKIPVLGKVTAGEPILAVENIEEYFVLPEHMVGSDTVYMLRVQGRSMIDAGIFDGDYVIVRQQSVANNSDIVVAMTEEEEATVKRFFKEKNHFRLQPENEAMEPILLPHVTILGKVIGVYRSIH is encoded by the coding sequence TTGAAGCTTTCCACGCGACAACACGCAATCCTAAATTTTATTAAAAATGAAGTGAAAGAAAAAGGGTATCCTCCATCCGTCCGAGAGATAGGACAAGCTGTCGGTTTAGCGTCCAGCTCGACGGTGCATGGACATTTATCACGCTTAGAAAAAAAAGGCCTAATTCGCCGCGATCCAACGAAACCGCGAGCGATTGAAATATTAAATGAACAAGATCTTGCTCAACCAGACGAATCGGTTTCCTCCGTAAAAATTCCCGTGCTCGGGAAGGTCACCGCTGGAGAACCCATTTTAGCGGTTGAAAATATCGAAGAATATTTTGTGCTACCGGAACATATGGTTGGCAGCGATACGGTGTATATGCTGCGTGTGCAGGGAAGAAGTATGATCGACGCCGGGATTTTTGACGGTGATTACGTGATCGTTAGACAGCAATCCGTCGCAAATAACAGCGATATTGTTGTTGCTATGACAGAAGAAGAAGAAGCGACTGTGAAACGTTTTTTTAAGGAAAAAAATCATTTTCGTTTGCAACCGGAGAATGAGGCGATGGAGCCTATCTTGCTGCCGCATGTGACGATCTTAGGAAAAGTCATCGGTGTCTACCGATCTATTCATTAA
- a CDS encoding DUF456 domain-containing protein, with translation MTWVFWTLIALCFIGSLIGVFVPIIPGALLVWIGFLLYQFGLALPGEGLSASFWWGMGVLTVLIFVADLLANLVFVKKYGGSKWGVVASIAGMVIGPFLFAGPIGFILGPIIAVFLVEWIQNKDLGLSAKIAMGTLAAFLGGGLAKVILQLAMMIWFFIAI, from the coding sequence ATGACCTGGGTCTTTTGGACACTCATTGCATTGTGTTTTATCGGCAGCTTGATCGGCGTGTTTGTGCCGATCATCCCTGGAGCTTTACTCGTATGGATTGGATTCTTATTGTATCAGTTTGGCCTTGCTTTGCCTGGCGAAGGCTTGTCCGCATCATTCTGGTGGGGAATGGGAGTCTTGACCGTGTTGATCTTCGTGGCTGATTTGTTGGCTAATCTTGTCTTTGTGAAGAAATATGGCGGGAGTAAGTGGGGAGTCGTAGCCTCGATTGCGGGAATGGTGATCGGTCCCTTCTTATTTGCTGGTCCGATTGGTTTTATTTTAGGTCCGATTATTGCTGTGTTCCTCGTTGAATGGATTCAAAATAAAGATCTAGGCCTATCCGCCAAGATTGCCATGGGAACGCTTGCCGCATTTTTAGGCGGGGGCCTAGCGAAGGTGATTTTGCAGTTGGCGATGATGATTTGGTTTTTTATCGCTATCTAA
- a CDS encoding efflux RND transporter periplasmic adaptor subunit yields MIKRGKWVLSILALSLAVAGCSSKEANTSVEDEETVPVQVEQAVEGLIRDQGGIAGKFEPNTTAHLSPKVNGKLSKVHVKVGQVVSQGDTLFTLDQVDLQNAVKQAEASYQVALANVRQAENSSEQGLDQAQSNVTQLEQSLKQSQNGIEQAQQAYDDAQANATRMKQLYEAGAISTVEWENAQSSLKNAKLALDNAVTALENTKASYENAKNSVGFAQAKSAVDVARASAAQALSGLENAREQLANATVKAPISGIVSAVNGAAGEMVGPQGPVVTIVDINPIIVKAHLSESEVTTANVGDPVTIEIPALSKTLEASVTTISPVMDEQLKAFPMEISVPNGDHQWKADMIVDILFNTADKQRKSIVAPRKAVFDEQGTRWVYKVTEENIVEKIEVATGHETSSEIEIISGVQSGDTIVVKGQTLLSDGAKVEIQNQE; encoded by the coding sequence GTGATAAAAAGAGGTAAGTGGGTCTTATCGATCCTGGCGCTTAGCTTAGCGGTTGCAGGATGTTCCAGCAAAGAAGCAAACACTTCAGTTGAAGACGAAGAAACGGTGCCTGTGCAAGTAGAACAAGCAGTGGAAGGTCTTATCCGTGACCAAGGGGGTATCGCTGGGAAATTTGAGCCGAACACGACGGCTCATCTATCTCCTAAAGTAAACGGAAAATTGAGCAAAGTGCATGTAAAAGTAGGACAAGTTGTTAGCCAGGGCGATACGTTGTTTACATTAGATCAAGTAGATTTACAAAACGCAGTCAAACAGGCAGAAGCTTCTTATCAAGTCGCCTTAGCTAATGTAAGACAGGCGGAAAATAGTTCGGAACAAGGTCTTGATCAAGCGCAAAGTAATGTAACGCAACTAGAACAAAGTTTGAAGCAATCCCAAAATGGGATTGAACAAGCGCAACAAGCATATGATGACGCGCAAGCAAACGCAACGCGCATGAAGCAGCTGTATGAAGCAGGCGCAATTTCTACGGTTGAATGGGAAAATGCTCAATCCAGTTTAAAAAATGCGAAATTGGCGTTAGACAATGCTGTTACAGCGCTCGAAAATACAAAAGCATCTTATGAAAACGCAAAAAATTCAGTTGGGTTCGCGCAAGCAAAAAGCGCGGTTGATGTTGCCCGCGCTTCTGCTGCTCAAGCGTTAAGCGGTCTTGAAAATGCTCGTGAACAACTAGCTAATGCAACAGTAAAAGCTCCAATTAGCGGAATTGTTTCTGCTGTTAACGGCGCTGCGGGTGAAATGGTTGGTCCGCAGGGCCCGGTCGTTACGATCGTGGATATCAATCCGATTATTGTAAAAGCTCACCTTTCTGAGAGTGAGGTAACAACGGCCAATGTTGGAGATCCTGTTACGATTGAAATACCAGCTTTATCAAAAACATTGGAAGCTTCCGTGACAACGATTTCTCCTGTAATGGATGAACAATTAAAGGCGTTTCCGATGGAAATTTCCGTTCCAAATGGTGATCATCAGTGGAAAGCAGACATGATTGTCGATATTCTCTTCAATACAGCGGACAAGCAGCGTAAGAGTATTGTCGCGCCACGTAAAGCGGTGTTCGATGAGCAAGGAACACGTTGGGTTTATAAAGTGACGGAAGAAAATATAGTTGAAAAAATTGAAGTGGCAACAGGCCATGAAACAAGCAGTGAAATTGAAATTATTTCTGGTGTTCAATCTGGGGATACGATTGTTGTAAAGGGTCAAACGCTTCTGTCTGATGGAGCGAAGGTTGAGATTCAAAATCAAGAGTAA
- a CDS encoding efflux RND transporter permease subunit, whose translation MNLSQFSIRRPVTVLMIMIAMLIFGFVSFPKMAVDLYPELNLPVAVVVTSVDGGTPAEVETLVTRPIEEALASVSNVDTVSSNSISGSSQVIVQFNWGVDIDQATLDMRDKVDMVRGSLPDSANSPRILKFDPNAEPVITMALAGDGDITELKAIADDDIKPRLERIDGVASVGISGGNDRVIEVTVDPSKLQTYGITLDQVRQSFGAMNLAGSAGSIREGDQKFQIRVEGEYEQVKSIGNTPITIPGGSIYLRDIASIEDTHHEVTQLAYFNGEPSLGLTVTKASGGNTVDVANHVMKEIEKLKTELPEGMNVTVIVDNSDMIKDSIKSVTEHGILGLAFAVIILYLFLNSARSTLVVSIVIPISVVATFSMMYFSGQTINLISLSGILLGLGSLVDFAVVILENIYRQRQLGKGVLEAAVEGSKQVGNAVMASALAQIVVFLPIIFVDGIAAELFGPLALTVIFSHVAALVVSMMLVPMLGSRWLDKIPDESLYHGEYKGKNPVVWFNRGFERLSKFYGRILEWALNKRKTVLAITIGTLVGSLALFPFVGMEFIPKMDEGQFSVSVEMPTGTVLEETAKAVAQIEEVTKDIPELDMMYTSIGSGGGPDGFSVNTANLGRVTLIMKPLNERKRSTEEIVLETRKKVNFIPDAKITVEESSAMDGMGGAPIQVNLRGDDLDVLQDISGIMAAEMQQVEGAFNVKTSMDGVQEEYQVIVDSQRASQYGLSTGQIISAVRTGFGGEDVTTYRTGNDEFDVRLKMPTALQQDKRNLERYRITTPQGANVALSSVADIIRKEVPQAIQRSHQTREVQITSDIAGRDLGSVTNDVRASLDKINLPDGYNIHYGGDDQQMMESFASLGLAMILAIVLVYMVMAGQFESLMTPFVIMFSIPPTIIGVVLGLLVTGHSMSVMAIIGYILLIGIVVNNAIILIDFVNHLKKDGLETREAILQAGPIRLRPILMTTLATILAILPLAFGGGEGSEAQAPMAIVVAFGLSFSTLITLVLIPVVYAWFDDIGIKRRNRKNRRKNKDVQADHIQA comes from the coding sequence ATGAATTTATCACAATTTTCGATTCGCAGACCGGTTACTGTGTTAATGATCATGATTGCGATGTTAATCTTTGGTTTTGTTTCTTTTCCAAAGATGGCAGTCGATCTTTATCCAGAATTAAATTTACCGGTAGCGGTCGTTGTAACGAGTGTCGACGGCGGGACCCCCGCAGAAGTGGAGACGTTGGTCACAAGACCAATTGAGGAGGCGCTCGCATCTGTCTCAAATGTCGATACCGTTTCCTCTAATTCAATATCGGGGTCGTCTCAAGTAATCGTTCAATTTAATTGGGGCGTCGATATTGATCAGGCGACCCTCGATATGAGGGATAAGGTGGATATGGTACGGGGCTCGTTACCGGATTCGGCGAATAGTCCGCGTATCTTAAAATTTGACCCGAATGCCGAACCTGTAATTACGATGGCGCTTGCTGGAGACGGGGATATCACGGAATTGAAAGCAATTGCCGATGATGATATCAAACCACGTTTAGAACGGATCGATGGTGTTGCGTCCGTTGGTATTAGCGGTGGAAACGACCGTGTTATTGAGGTCACGGTAGATCCTTCGAAACTGCAAACGTATGGCATTACACTTGATCAAGTGAGGCAATCGTTCGGAGCGATGAACTTAGCCGGTTCAGCTGGTTCGATTCGAGAAGGCGATCAAAAATTCCAAATTCGCGTTGAAGGGGAATACGAACAGGTAAAATCAATTGGCAATACCCCAATTACAATCCCAGGCGGATCGATTTATCTACGCGATATTGCGTCTATTGAAGACACTCATCATGAAGTGACGCAGTTGGCGTACTTTAATGGAGAGCCTAGTTTAGGGTTGACTGTGACGAAAGCGTCAGGCGGGAATACTGTTGACGTAGCGAATCATGTGATGAAAGAGATCGAAAAACTAAAAACTGAATTACCGGAAGGTATGAATGTGACGGTCATTGTAGATAACTCGGATATGATCAAAGATTCGATCAAATCCGTGACCGAACATGGTATTTTAGGACTGGCATTCGCTGTTATCATCCTTTATCTGTTTTTAAATAGCGCTCGTTCGACGCTTGTCGTGTCGATCGTTATTCCAATTTCGGTTGTGGCTACGTTTTCCATGATGTATTTTTCTGGGCAAACAATCAACTTAATTTCGCTCAGCGGGATTTTGCTGGGATTGGGATCACTCGTTGACTTTGCCGTTGTTATTTTAGAAAATATCTACCGACAAAGGCAGCTGGGCAAGGGCGTGTTAGAAGCAGCTGTTGAAGGGTCAAAACAAGTGGGAAATGCGGTTATGGCTTCTGCATTAGCCCAAATCGTTGTATTTTTACCGATCATTTTCGTTGATGGAATTGCGGCTGAATTATTTGGACCTTTAGCCTTAACGGTTATCTTTTCTCACGTTGCGGCCTTGGTCGTTTCCATGATGCTGGTGCCTATGTTAGGGTCTCGTTGGTTAGATAAAATACCCGACGAATCATTGTATCATGGCGAATATAAAGGCAAGAATCCAGTGGTCTGGTTTAATCGAGGGTTTGAGCGTTTATCTAAATTTTATGGACGTATCTTAGAGTGGGCTTTAAACAAAAGAAAAACAGTGTTGGCGATTACGATTGGAACACTCGTTGGCTCACTTGCGCTGTTTCCTTTCGTAGGGATGGAATTTATTCCGAAAATGGACGAAGGTCAGTTTTCCGTTTCTGTTGAAATGCCGACTGGAACAGTTCTAGAAGAAACAGCAAAAGCTGTCGCTCAAATCGAAGAGGTAACCAAAGATATTCCTGAATTGGATATGATGTATACATCTATTGGTTCCGGAGGAGGACCGGATGGCTTCTCTGTGAACACGGCCAATTTAGGTCGAGTTACGCTCATTATGAAACCGTTGAATGAACGCAAGCGCTCAACGGAGGAGATTGTTCTTGAGACGAGAAAAAAGGTAAACTTTATTCCTGATGCTAAAATTACAGTAGAAGAATCATCTGCTATGGATGGCATGGGTGGAGCGCCGATCCAGGTGAATCTTCGTGGCGATGATCTTGATGTGCTACAAGATATTTCGGGCATCATGGCTGCTGAGATGCAACAAGTTGAAGGGGCCTTCAATGTTAAAACATCGATGGATGGTGTCCAAGAGGAGTACCAAGTTATTGTTGATTCGCAACGAGCAAGTCAATATGGTTTAAGCACAGGCCAAATTATTTCAGCGGTGCGAACTGGTTTTGGCGGGGAAGATGTAACGACTTACCGTACAGGAAATGATGAGTTCGATGTGCGATTAAAAATGCCGACCGCGCTGCAACAAGATAAACGTAACCTTGAGCGTTATCGGATTACAACACCGCAAGGAGCGAATGTAGCTTTATCCTCTGTAGCGGATATTATTAGAAAAGAAGTTCCGCAAGCGATTCAGCGATCTCATCAAACGCGTGAAGTTCAAATAACAAGCGATATCGCGGGTCGAGATTTAGGTTCAGTGACGAATGATGTTAGGGCCAGTTTGGACAAAATTAATCTACCAGACGGTTACAACATTCACTATGGCGGGGATGATCAACAAATGATGGAATCGTTTGCTAGTCTAGGTTTGGCAATGATTCTTGCTATTGTGCTTGTATATATGGTTATGGCCGGGCAGTTTGAATCGTTAATGACGCCGTTCGTTATTATGTTCTCCATTCCGCCGACAATTATTGGCGTAGTGTTAGGATTATTAGTAACGGGACATTCCATGAGTGTTATGGCGATCATCGGGTATATTCTGTTGATCGGGATCGTTGTAAACAATGCGATTATCCTTATCGACTTTGTGAATCACTTGAAAAAAGATGGATTAGAAACAAGAGAAGCAATCTTACAAGCGGGTCCGATCCGACTTCGTCCCATTCTCATGACGACGCTCGCTACCATCTTAGCGATTTTACCGTTAGCGTTTGGGGGAGGAGAAGGAAGCGAAGCGCAGGCGCCAATGGCGATTGTTGTCGCTTTTGGATTGAGTTTCTCCACTTTGATTACATTGGTTTTGATTCCTGTCGTATATGCTTGGTTTGACGATATAGGGATCAAACGTCGCAATCGCAAAAATCGAAGAAAAAATAAAGACGTTCAAGCCGATCACATACAGGCATAA
- a CDS encoding MarR family winged helix-turn-helix transcriptional regulator translates to MAAINEITELLLKTNKFIFSLMSRELMKNGITVPQAVVIGELNLGPKTIGQLSKALDLSNSTVSGVIDRLERNKIVVRKRDENDRRVVRVSLSQDYNQLGEQYPVLKEDYFTIFFNGLREELTESQLSEMYSSLQLLQEYLERIVENDRGREQ, encoded by the coding sequence ATGGCCGCGATTAATGAAATTACAGAATTGTTATTAAAAACAAATAAATTTATATTTTCCTTAATGTCGCGCGAATTAATGAAAAATGGAATTACAGTCCCTCAGGCTGTTGTGATTGGGGAACTGAATTTAGGACCGAAAACAATCGGGCAATTATCTAAAGCGCTAGACCTATCCAATAGCACCGTATCAGGGGTGATCGATCGCCTAGAACGAAATAAAATCGTCGTTCGAAAACGAGATGAGAACGACCGCCGCGTGGTCCGCGTGTCTTTGTCGCAAGATTATAATCAATTGGGTGAACAATACCCTGTTTTAAAAGAAGACTACTTCACCATCTTCTTTAACGGGCTTCGTGAGGAATTAACTGAGTCGCAATTAAGCGAGATGTATTCATCTCTACAATTGCTGCAAGAATATTTAGAAAGAATTGTAGAGAACGATAGAGGAAGGGAGCAGTAG
- a CDS encoding ABC transporter ATP-binding protein, which yields MRQRVAFIRALLSPQPIMLLDEPFSALDAFTRLDMQKWLMETWEASEQSIFFITHDIEEALFLSDKIVILSTNPAEIKDIIRVPFQRPRDESLLLSYEFLDWKKELTEKVQNKPRYRKVKIS from the coding sequence ATGCGGCAACGGGTTGCATTCATTCGCGCCTTACTTAGTCCACAACCAATCATGTTGTTAGACGAGCCATTCTCTGCCCTTGATGCATTTACAAGACTTGATATGCAAAAATGGCTGATGGAGACGTGGGAGGCATCTGAACAATCGATTTTCTTCATTACCCATGATATTGAAGAAGCGTTGTTTTTATCAGATAAAATTGTGATTCTATCGACTAACCCAGCAGAAATAAAGGACATTATACGTGTACCGTTCCAAAGGCCCCGTGATGAATCATTATTGCTTAGTTACGAATTCTTAGACTGGAAAAAGGAATTAACTGAAAAGGTTCAAAATAAACCAAGATACCGCAAAGTGAAAATAAGTTAA
- a CDS encoding ATP-binding cassette domain-containing protein, which translates to MTLTLKNISKSFSGQLVLKDISIDIQKGEFVSLLGPSGSGKSTLFNLIGGLLSPDDGDIYLDEKRITNKTGYISYMPQQASLFAWRSVLENALLGQELSGKKDTEQAKIIVRKSRAWPPTECVSTPIIGGDAATGCIHSRLT; encoded by the coding sequence ATGACACTAACCCTAAAAAATATAAGCAAATCTTTTAGTGGGCAGCTCGTCTTGAAAGATATATCGATTGACATTCAAAAGGGAGAATTTGTTTCTTTACTCGGTCCATCAGGCAGTGGGAAAAGCACGTTATTTAATTTAATTGGTGGGCTACTATCGCCAGATGACGGGGACATCTATCTCGATGAGAAGAGAATTACGAATAAAACGGGTTACATTAGTTACATGCCGCAACAAGCATCGTTGTTTGCTTGGCGTTCCGTCCTGGAGAATGCGTTACTTGGACAAGAGTTATCTGGGAAAAAGGATACGGAACAAGCAAAAATTATTGTTAGAAAAAGCAGGGCTTGGCCACCGACTGAATGCGTATCCACACCAATTATCGGGGGGGATGCGGCAACGGGTTGCATTCATTCGCGCCTTACTTAG